One segment of Fusarium falciforme chromosome 13, complete sequence DNA contains the following:
- a CDS encoding APH domain-containing protein, with the protein MDIEELDHGRPPTPSHHPTAGVRLLHQEIKAIVSFGLPDYNLVSITQVPPGKSFNNRIYFLKLKHSASKALLLPGTLSQPEQVVLKVNGRFFGANKVQNEVSCFQLLQRYCPDIPSPRALAWSEDGRVATCATSCQTRTYSLDMPPSVEKPEHGGWILMSYVPRSPMPTADLSDAILTDLAKQLGDIIVRLRRNIPPQKRCGNIRLPPRKLGEQYVPVVDGTALTIRDIIQEGIKVNDPITTANEYYRLRLTDKLRELETSNTYAPNRSLAETLRAFISEQLPHLELTDGDGIPSGEFVLTHYDLSPRNVLVSGQPPRITGLVDFEFAGFFPPVDEFLNDVVNNSGEWPREFYEAYLARLHEKGVATPVRGFDPDVWNRNCWLETLVGSIAPWYLPGGWKGRSCRPS; encoded by the coding sequence ATGGACATTGAAGAGCTTGACCACGGCCGACCACCGACGCCTTCCCATCATCCTACCGCAGGTGTTCGCTTGCTCCATCAGGAAATTAAAGCCATTGTTTCCTTTGGGCTCCCAGACTATAACCTGGTATCGATCACGCAGGTTCCACCTGGAAAGTCCTTCAATAATCGTATCTACTTCCTCAAGCTAAAACATTCTGCGAGCAAGGCCTTGTTACTACCAGGCACCCTGTCGCAGCCAGAGCAAGTCGTCTTAAAGGTCAACGGCCGCTTCTTTGGGGCAAATAAGGTTCAAAACGAAGTGTCCTGCTTTCAACTTCTCCAGAGATACTGCCCTGATATCCCGTCGCCGCGTGCCCTGGCCTGGTCCGAGGATGGACGTGTCGCGACTTGTGCGACCTCATGTCAGACAAGGACATATTCCCTTGATATGCCGCCCAGCGTGGAAAAGCCTGAGCATGGCGGGTGGATATTAATGTCATACGTTCCTAGAAGCCCAATGCCAACCGCCGACCTGAGCGACGCGATTCTCACAGATCTAGCCAAGCAGCTCGGTGATATTATCGTGCGCTTGAGGCGAAATATTCCTCCTCAAAAGCGCTGCGGAAACATTCGTCTCCCACCTAGAAAACTCGGAGAGCAATATGTGCCCGTAGTAGATGGCACAGCTCTAACCATCCGTGATATCATCCAAGAGGGCATTAAGGTCAACGATCCTATCACCACTGCAAACGAGTACTACCGGCTTAGGCTGACGGATAAGCTACGAGAGCTCGAAACCTCTAATACCTACGCCCCAAATAGATCCCTCGCAGAGACTCTCCGTGCTTTCATATCCGAGCAGCTCCCACACCTCGAGCTTACCGACGGCGACGGCATCCCCTCCGGCGAGTTCGTTCTGACACACTACGACCTCTCTCCGCGCAACGTCCTCGTCTCGGGCCAGCCGCCCCGCATCACCGGCCTCGTCGACTTTGAGTTTGCGGGCTTCTTCCCGCCCGTCGACGAGTTCCTGAACGACGTCGTCAACAATAGTGGGGAGTGGCCGCGCGAATTTTACGAGGCATACCTGGCGCGCCTCCACGAGAAGGGGGTCGCGACACCGGTACGGGGGTTCGACCCAGATGTATGGAACCGCAATTGCTGGCTTGAGACGCTTGTAGGGAGCATTGCGCCGTGGTACTTGCCCGGCGGCTGGAAGGGGAGGAGTTGCAGGCCAAGCTGA